A region of the Astyanax mexicanus isolate ESR-SI-001 unplaced genomic scaffold, AstMex3_surface scaffold_38, whole genome shotgun sequence genome:
TGATTAATTGTTAATAAATCTTAAATGTGTTTTGACTGAGTCCTTTTCTTTATGCTACCATGCTTTTAATTATGTGTAAAACAATGCAGAAATCGTTCTTAATTAAATGTGTAACTGCAAATCTCATTAGCAGTGGattaaatgtctatttttatcaGTTCTACGCATATAGGACAACTTTGTAGTTATATCATTACATCTTGCAgtccttctgtctctctgtatactTTTAGATTTCTTTGTCTGTTCTTTCTGCTCCTGGCTACAACAGAGCAGAAAAAAACTGACTGAGCAGAATCTAAAagtatacagagagacagaaaggcaaCAAGATGTAATTTTAGAACTGCCCTATATGTGTAGAACggataaaataaatcaaagtgGGATTAAAGATGTACCCATTTAGTGTATgcctatataattaaaaaaagatgtaATACAGAAACTGTGAATAACAGCTGTTTAATCAATTATGGTCAAGGAGTTATattattcatataaaaaaatatttacaagcaCCAAATCAGCAAACATGTAACTAcaatatataataactataataaaactatttacaAGCACCAAGTAAGCCAAAATTTCAATGAGTCCAGACTTCATTCCTAAGTTGCTCATGCCTTTACCAGTGGTCCGTTCTGGTAGTTGACCAGGAAGCAGGCTACATTAAATAGCTCTTCAATGCTTCCACGAACAGAGAGTGGTATTGCCTTGTCAAAAAGTTTATTCTCTTTCACCCTCCTAATGCATCTCTCCACATGAACCCTCAGACGTGCAATGGATTGGGTCTTCCTGACATCCTCCCTGCCCATTTGGGTGTTTCTTGAGAGAAAGGCAGGTCTATAAACCTTGCATGGAGCCAGGTTGTCCACAAGAAACCCTTTGTCAACCATAATTGCCATGTCTGGTGTGAGCAGGTTTATGATGCCAGATAGCTTGAAGATCTCTCGATCACTCATGGATCCTGCATACAAGCCAAACACAAATGTAATGGCACCATGGGGTGCCATGCCAATCATGGCCTTAAACGTAGAGTGCGATTTGTACGCTGAAAACACCTCACTCTGTAGCAGGAGAGAGGATGGTGTCTGGCAAAAGATTTCAGTGCAGTCGAGCACCACCTGCGTGTCTGGGAAAGCTGAAAACTCAGGTGGAAGGTGAGCTCTGACAACTTCAGGGGGGATCCACAGACGTTGGCTTCCTAGCAGGATGTACAGGAAGTGTGTACAGGTGGAAATAATCCTGCTGGCTGTGGTGCGGTGAATGCCAAACCGTTCTGCAAGATCCCTGAGAGGCAGGCCCACTGACAGGTgcatgaggaacagcagcagctcaTCTATTGGTGGAAGTttctgtaaaaagacaaaagccATATTCTTAGAAGTGACAGTGAATGAATATAACTAGGTATACTTACTTAGTTCTATCCATGTGCTATTCTGTAAAATGAGTATTTTACCTGCTTTTGTAcctttacttaaaaaagaaatggacttggggtgtagtagtAAAACATAAGTcggaacttttgtcaaataggcCACCTCCATTAATCTCCAGCTTTCCtagatacagtgcttttagccaatgcacCCTTACGTAAAGGCTTACACAATACTAGCGTTAAGGGCATAccattacccatgcaaagaaatcactatttttacatcattaacaaactCCAAGTAGCTCAAAACTTAATTGGTAAAATTCtgaggtcctgacatttaaaacaaggcactgagaacttttaaAGTACACAGGTACCTTCTTAAACATACCCTTGGGTACAATAGTGTTTTTAAacaaactatctgtgcacttttaaagctctcagtgctTCATTTAAGTGTTAGGGCCTCCGAtttctacaaatgaagtgtgaagctactttgagtttgttaatggtgtaaaaatagccatttctttggaAGGGAAACACTATATTCCTATAGCTAGCATTATGAGCCTTTTTGGAAAATCACCTAAAAGTGTTGTATatcggaatgctgggggtgaatcaGGGTGGGCTATTAgataaaagtttgtactcgttataatgttttattacacCCGAGGCATTTCACACCATATCCATTCCCCTTTAAATAAGCATAATTTTAGCAGAGAAACACCACCATACAATTTGTCACCAACCCTGGCCTTAAAGATCCATGTTCCTGTTAAATCTGGTTCTAACAGTGGTCTGCCAAACCTGGTCTGGCTAATTAGCTAACTTTACGTTAACTTAACGTTAGATGCAGGTTAGGACTAAACTGTGCAGGAACATagatctccaggaccagggttagtTACCACTGTTCAACACTGTACTATCAATACTTTTATCAGTAAATGGTCTGTGTACTGCTTATACAACAATTATTGTAAATGTACATCCACTCAAAACCCCTTGTATGCTACATACCGTTGCTGGTTGAGAGACTTCAGAGCTGCTCGCAGATGCAGCCTGGGCACTGGTGATCCGCACCATCTTGGTGTTGACTGCAGGCTCCACCAATTTCCAGAAGGCCTGGAAGTGCTTGTATGTAGCAAACCTAAGAAAGTAACAATGTTCATGTTAGACTTCGTTTGttttcaatttttaaaaaattagctTCCTCAGATAAACATGTTTTTCAAACTCTTCTTAGCTATATAAACTTGCTGAAAAAAATTCTGCTCTAGATCAACTTGTGCTGATAGTTGTTTTAAGTCTAATCAGACCTCTTATAGCTAGTTAAGGAGTACAAAAATACACTCTACATTGATCAAGCTGAGTTGGTAAACCAGCTtactaatgaacagtaaatacacatCAGCATAATGATAAAAGCTTAATTAACCAACCTGGTGTAAAAGCGAATGTCCTCGTCTGGCCCCGCCAGGCGCTGAATACCAAAATGCGTCCTCAGCTGTAGCACTTCCAGCTGGTGTTGGAGTTCCCCAATTTTCTGGCGcagagcttcattttcattggccATCTCAGCTGCCATCACCGCTGTCGCTGGAGTTAAACAGTAATCATGATCAGGTGCTGCTGTGTCCATATCGTCCTCCGACTCCAAGTCTGCAGGCAGATCCGGAAGAGGCTCCTCTGCTCTCGGGCGGCGCTCCCATACATTCTGCCTCGGTGTAGGCAGAGTGTACTCATTCCAGGAAAACAGAAGGGGTACAGCTCCACTCTGTAACCTCCTCAGTCCCCCTGCAGTCACTGTGAAGTCTCCCAGTAGAAAATGCCGGCCACACACACGGGTGTTCACTGTTGGAGTGAACTTATCCCTACGGATCTTAGTTAGCCACTTATATTCCTCTAGCTCtatgactcctgctgctgttagcttgttagctaactagctctgtCACTCACTGACTGgactgaaagatgaactgtacagagctgtattatccggttagtggggttaaaacctttgtttttcttttcactACGAGGTGCATTGGTCTTACACATATAAACTGCAGAAGCTGAAAATTCTCCAGACGGACAGagctgagcctgtagctgggctgtAGCACGAGGTGGGTTAAGAGAGCAGGGTTCCTCTAGTGAGTTTTTGAAGCTGTGCTCCAGCTCTGGTGTCCATCTAGctatgaggaactgcagcttcctcaATGACGACGTGCCATTTTCACAACACAAGATTAGTCATTAATACTGTTAACTCTCACTTATATATAATTTACTACCCAGCTTACCTGCAAACACACAAATGAGCAGGTTACAGAAAATTCTCTTTGTGTGATCTGCTAACTGACTTCTTCTCCCCATTCGCGTGCACTCGCGTCAAGTAAACATGTGGCCGCTAGAGGTTACACTCACGCTGTCGGTTCTTTGTGTGTAgctctttatctttatatttcactcagaacaCAGGAAGATATAAACTCAAAGACTCTTGCAGTGCTAGTTTAGTTGTATAGCAATCGATATTAGTagaacacttttaaacacagcttTAATCATCATGTCTGGGAAGTTTTGCCAtccctttcaaataaaaaatcccTTCCTTCGCAAATGTTTTGTGTTCCTTTGCTAATAAAAATTGCATTCCTTCGCAAATGTAAATTGCATTCCCTTACAAATAAAATTTGCATTCCCTTGCAAAGAAAAATTGCATTCCCTCACAAATGGTCTGTGTTCCCTGGCACAAAATACGTGTTCGACAGAGTGCAAGCATGTAGGGCAAGAGGTGCCCAATTACATTGCCTACATTAGGGcttttataattttttgcatGGACAAAATAGAGCATGGTTAGGGTATGTCCATGTTTAGGCAGGGTTTTATGTTAGTtccttaattatatatatttattaatattaattatactgTTTGGTCCCTTGGAAAAAAATGCGTCTGTGCACACGGTTTGCTTTTGTGAGCGTGACCCCTCTGGGATCCAACTCTGTTAGAATCAAACGGACCTCCTTTTCTCACTCGATATCCATTTAGTCTGCATTTAGCATACATCCATTACTTTACATACATTATTTtgtaaaccaaccagaatatgttttattttatgttttaatattagcgtcttcatgagggagagtcacctggaatagttttatatatatatttattcagtacaggccaaaattttggacacaccttcacattcaatgcattttctttatttttatttactttactatttacattgtagattctcactaaaggcatcaaaactatgaattaacacatttggagttttatacttaacaaaaaaagacctggtctccacagtcaccggacctgaacccaatccagatggtttggggtaagctggaccacagagtgaggggcaacaagtgctaaacacctctggaaacACCTTTaaaactgttggaaaaccatttcaggtgactacttCTTGAAGCtctttgagagaatgatgccatgagtgtgcaaagcagtaatcagagcaaagggtggctattttaaagaaactagaatataaaacatgttttcagttatttcccctttttttgttaagtacaaaactccacattcatttatagttttgatgccttcagtgagaatctacaatgtaaatagtcatgaaaataaagacaacgcattaaaaaaaaggagggtgtgtccacacttttggcctgtactgtatattatgtGTGTTCATGTATGTCTACATTTCATACACTACATATATTTGATatagtacatccttttgtaattttagAACATGTATAATGTTATTGATTATGTTTGAACAGTGTTTGAACAAGTTTTTTGGGGCACAATAGTGAATAAATGCTGCGTATTTAACAGTGTTGAATCAATGTTTGTGGTTTGATTGAGCGTGCTGTGTCGGGGGAGGATGTCTTGTGTTATGTATATTTTACGCAGCCCCAGAGCTGCATGattaaaacattctttaaaaaaaaactgtttgatttgttcaTTTGCTATACTGTGATtcgatatataaaataaataaattccggTCATGAATAAAGGTAATAAATCTTTACTGATAAAagatgactgtctgtgtgtttgtgcagtaaGCGTTTAAGATGGAACGATAATCCGAATAAGATGCTgggaaaaaatctaaatcaagttTGGCTTCTGATCCATTTTTtaatttcccatttttgtttggatcatcaaataaaaacagaaaatacaagccaTTATtggttttttgtattgttttcaaAAACTTGAAGTTTTTTgtattttccgattttgattctcaattgaatatcaaatgaacgaatgatagaCGGATTATTCTAcacctttatctgtttttaatttttttttatgctcTTAACACATTTTAACAGGAATCTACTGATTTACTTCTGATTCAGTTTAGAggcttcttgtttttttatttcattattaagaTTTCCTCATAGTGATTATTACAAACCAGGAAGGTGCTTAATGAGGGTTCATTACTCCTGGTAACTACAAAGACATGTAAGACGTTTCTGAAGTGAAAGTATGTGTGGAAGATGGGTTGAAGGGTGTGGAGGGTTGATTTATTGACATTTCAACATCATAATTATATCTTTTGGAAATGTCTAATTACAACTATAACTGAAAGTAAAAGCAgctcaagtcaagaggcttttattcaTTACATCTGAATACAGATACAAAGTGTAACAAAATTACCATGAAAGAagcatggtgcaacatggaacaacaaacaATAGACTAACAAAGTGTGTAAACAAGAGTGTAACGATAAaactataacattacaataaatacaaaagacaagacaatttaacagacaggacagtgcagtaccgatacggtacaataaaatattttagtgaggataaggtgcagagatatgtacaTACTgcaacatatagaacatatatgatCGATGATAGAGCTCCGTCTGAAAAGAATAATAATTTATGAATTGATTTAAATTAGgtgtttaaaaattattattgttctttatt
Encoded here:
- the LOC125794043 gene encoding uncharacterized protein LOC125794043, with product MGRRSQLADHTKRIFCNLLICVFAVNTRVCGRHFLLGDFTVTAGGLRRLQSGAVPLLFSWNEYTLPTPRQNVWERRPRAEEPLPDLPADLESEDDMDTAAPDHDYCLTPATAVMAAEMANENEALRQKIGELQHQLEVLQLRTHFGIQRLAGPDEDIRFYTRFATYKHFQAFWKLVEPAVNTKMVRITSAQAASASSSEVSQPATKLPPIDELLLFLMHLSVGLPLRDLAERFGIHRTTASRIISTCTHFLYILLGSQRLWIPPEVVRAHLPPEFSAFPDTQVVLDCTEIFCQTPSSLLLQSEVFSAYKSHSTFKAMIGMAPHGAITFVFGLYAGSMSDREIFKLSGIINLLTPDMAIMVDKGFLVDNLAPCKVYRPAFLSRNTQMGREDVRKTQSIARLRVHVERCIRRVKENKLFDKAIPLSVRGSIEELFNVACFLVNYQNGPLVKA